The Bacteroidales bacterium genome contains the following window.
CAAAATATTTTTTACGCACATATACAATTCTTGAAGATAAAGCAAATACCTTTTGGCTCGGCAGCAATGATGGTTTATATAAATTTGAGAACGGAGAATATAAATATTATGGAAATAAAAACCCACTACTAAAAAATAGAATCACATCAATAAAAAGAATTGATATAGATAGCTGTATATTGATAGCTACAAAAGGATCGGGAATTCTTGTGATGAAAGGAAATAATGTTTTACAAATAAGTGAAAAAGATGGACTTCTCAGTAATCATATTAAGCATTTATTTATTGATAAGAATGTGATCTGGGTTTCATGTAGCGGAGGGTTAAACAAAATTATAATTTCAAAAAATAATAAGTTTACAATTGAAAGTTATACTAAGGCGGATGGTTTAATCTCCAGCGAAATCAATAGCGTATTGGTATTGCGAGATTCAGTATATGTAGCAACAAAAAACGGATTGTGTATATTTAATAAGAACGAAGTTCATACCAATACAACACCACCACCTGTTTATATAACAGGTATAAAAATAATGAACGATGATACACTAGTTCAATCGACATATACGTTACCATATGATAAGAATTTCATAGAAATCAATTTTGTAGGTTTGACATATAGAACAGCAGGAAATGTAGTATATAAATATAGATTATCAGGAGCCAATGAAGAATGGGTGTATACTAAAACCCCAACAATTTTTTATCCTATGTTGCCTGATGGTAAATATAAATTTGAAGTTTATGCCATGAATAAAGATGGAGTTTATAGCACTAACCCCGCCACAGTAGAATTTATAATACGTCCACCTTTTTGGAAAACCTGGTGGTTCATAGGTTTATGCGTTTTATTTATTGCTGTTGTTATACGTATGATTTTTTATTTCAGGGTAAAAGCTATAAAAAAGACCAATGAATTGAAAATGCAATTGAATAAATACATGCAACAGGCATTAAGCCAACAAATGAACCCACACTTTATTTTCAATTCACTAAATTCGATTCAATACTACATACTTAAAAACGACAAGACTACTTCAAACCGATACCTTGCAAAATTTTCGAGATTGATGCGCATCATACTGAATAATTCCCAACACCAGTTAATCACGATACAAGAAGAATTGGAAGCTTTGGGTTTATATATAGAATTAGAATCGTTGCGCTTTAAGGAAAAGTTTGAATACAACATCACGATCGACCCAAACCTTGAAACAAATATTTACAAAATACCACCATTATTACTACAACCATATGTAGAGAATTCGATATGGCATGGATTGATGCATAAGGAAGAAGGAGAAGGAAAATTAGAGATAGAGTTAAAGATAATAGAAAACAAGATACATTGCACGATAACCGATAATGGAGTAGGCAGAGAAAAAGCAGCCGAGATAAAGAGTAAGAAGACGCGCACCTACGAATCGCATGGGACGAAGATAACGGGCAACAGGCTGAAATTAATCAGCACCCTGAACAATATCGATATGCAAATCAACTACATTGACCTGAAGGATGAACAAGGCAAAGCCACCGGAACCAGGGTTGAAATAAATATTCCTTTAATAAAATAAATTACATTTTCCTTCTGTATTGCTCACCAACATTGTAAATCTTCAGTTGTAATACCAATTGCCATTATTTTATTAATTAGAAATAAATATCTAACTTAATAAAGCAGTAAAACAAGCCTTATTACGAATTGGTGAAGTTTTATTCCTTACCAATTGCTGGTTGGAATGTAAAAAGCTCCACTTATTTGGAGTTTTTTGTAGAAATAATTGGTAAAAAGTGCTTAAACACTTTATTCCGTATAGATTAATACAATTACAAAGATACATTCTTTACTGCATTTTTAATAACAAAAAAAAGAAAATGCAAAAGAAAAACGAAACAACAATGCCGATTATTAACAATAACCCAATATGTTCTGTCTCTTTTCCGCTCTTAGGTATATAGCTCGGATCAAAGGCGTTTAGTAAATGACCTGAGCAATTACCTTTTATTAATACAGAATTGAATTCCATAAAATCAAACGGTTTATCAAATTGATTCCTGTATGTTTGTTCGCTATACTCTCCGTAACGTGACATGTTCTGAAAATTATATCGACCTCTTAATCCTAAATACAACATCAATATCGTTATCATAAATCGTTGGCGGGATTTGTTTATTCCCGACATTTTTCCTATTATTGCACTGATAAGAGCCTTGCTCTTATTATTAGCATCAAGTTCAATGTTCGTCATAAACAAAGCTT
Protein-coding sequences here:
- a CDS encoding two-component regulator propeller domain-containing protein; its protein translation is MIETINRKFLLVSVFIFFFSTHIFSQQYNFKNYTTEDGLPSNQVYQVIQDSKGYMWFATDYGVSRFDGYKYTNYSTKDGLPDNTIFEVYEDYKGRIWFISRSAKLSYFYNDSIHLYWNNDKFLKYIGDVPNIINKTFSVDEQDNVCIGIYRKGIYEIRKNGGIVYKFKSGSFSNSVLYINNKKTYIDIIIDTMAYKYNNFHKLTIVSDKEEFTIKLNKNDNISSLPYLGIINEREAIYYSVVGYLYIIYDSSHYDSYFFNKDKILSLYNDPKNKLWVGTQFGGFYCFRDGDITKEPEHYLENKAGTSVVCDKEGGYWFTTLYDGVYFLPSIKYKTYTSKEGLAEDEQSILATNGKLVYSATYLNPCINFIIGDKIISKIFFYDPNKSITSFLYDSINRTFWVGTRKNLYQYKDNNLKEFDRIYLMSDSSLLKGALSGETNEIGQTKDGDIWFGAAKGLCRVLQDKVYLYNSPKYFLRTYTILEDKANTFWLGSNDGLYKFENGEYKYYGNKNPLLKNRITSIKRIDIDSCILIATKGSGILVMKGNNVLQISEKDGLLSNHIKHLFIDKNVIWVSCSGGLNKIIISKNNKFTIESYTKADGLISSEINSVLVLRDSVYVATKNGLCIFNKNEVHTNTTPPPVYITGIKIMNDDTLVQSTYTLPYDKNFIEINFVGLTYRTAGNVVYKYRLSGANEEWVYTKTPTIFYPMLPDGKYKFEVYAMNKDGVYSTNPATVEFIIRPPFWKTWWFIGLCVLFIAVVIRMIFYFRVKAIKKTNELKMQLNKYMQQALSQQMNPHFIFNSLNSIQYYILKNDKTTSNRYLAKFSRLMRIILNNSQHQLITIQEELEALGLYIELESLRFKEKFEYNITIDPNLETNIYKIPPLLLQPYVENSIWHGLMHKEEGEGKLEIELKIIENKIHCTITDNGVGREKAAEIKSKKTRTYESHGTKITGNRLKLISTLNNIDMQINYIDLKDEQGKATGTRVEINIPLIK